Proteins found in one Oribacterium sp. oral taxon 102 genomic segment:
- a CDS encoding TlpA family protein disulfide reductase, whose product MKLSKKLVSVLFIAMTTASLAACGGSAPSSAAPVSPEQATASQQVAEAFPSFQGKDFDGNEVDESLFRENEATLLNFWFNGCSACVNEMPALESFNAKLREKGAELIGVNVEATNDNEAALTAAKEILSKQGVSYRNIYLNGGQDALNYLEKIFSFPTTILIDKNGNIIGQPIVGSIENEKRMEQILKAVDELKNGGEVNTVISGDTAKESADDKMTALLAKENDIFSSHKTLWDRLFAKIQKDKAVQSMDTPYDEFLKTQLEEAKDDFTEEELKTLREDLKKVSEIEQQLQALNKKD is encoded by the coding sequence ATGAAACTCTCAAAGAAGCTTGTGTCTGTACTTTTCATCGCAATGACAACCGCTTCGCTGGCGGCCTGCGGAGGATCTGCTCCATCGTCCGCTGCACCCGTATCTCCGGAGCAGGCGACCGCTTCACAGCAGGTCGCGGAAGCTTTCCCCAGCTTTCAGGGGAAGGATTTCGACGGCAACGAGGTAGACGAGTCCCTCTTCCGGGAAAACGAGGCGACACTGCTCAACTTCTGGTTTAACGGCTGCTCCGCCTGCGTGAACGAGATGCCTGCGCTCGAGAGCTTCAACGCCAAGCTCCGGGAGAAGGGTGCCGAGCTCATCGGTGTAAATGTCGAAGCGACAAACGACAATGAAGCCGCTCTGACGGCAGCGAAGGAAATTCTCTCCAAGCAGGGCGTCAGCTACAGAAATATCTATCTGAACGGCGGGCAGGATGCGCTGAACTATCTCGAGAAGATTTTCAGCTTCCCCACCACCATTCTCATCGACAAGAACGGAAATATCATAGGGCAGCCTATCGTAGGCAGCATCGAGAATGAGAAGAGGATGGAGCAGATCCTCAAGGCTGTGGACGAGCTGAAGAACGGCGGCGAGGTAAACACCGTCATCTCCGGAGATACCGCCAAGGAAAGCGCTGACGACAAAATGACAGCGCTTCTGGCGAAGGAAAACGACATCTTCTCCTCACACAAGACGCTTTGGGACAGACTGTTCGCAAAAATCCAAAAGGACAAGGCAGTGCAGAGCATGGATACCCCATATGATGAATTCCTGAAAACACAGCTGGAAGAAGCGAAGGACGACTTTACCGAGGAGGAGCTGAAAACGCTCCGTGAGGATCTGAAAAAGGTTTCGGAAATCGAGCAGCAGCTTCAAGCCTTGAATAAGAAGGACTGA
- a CDS encoding CPBP family intramembrane glutamic endopeptidase yields MNKNNTAAWGRARFLAIPILAIAAHFLLFNLLYLLFEGLFLGVLQLPAAQIAEFSYLTELLIYVILILLFYVFYRLLFGQEDTKERAVPELRDSVLSFLAGIGVSGVSLLWIMLAEQIPALQKSIAAMNAGNERLGGGRLLVEILTAVIAAPFIEELLFRGIVFRSLRKIAPVGISILLSSVLFGIYHMNAVQAVYASCMGAVAAILYEKRQNLLFPILVHIANNLIAAMLDFTPPETGERLRLLSFAMLIPLGCILRYFLRGERRKRQGGQETESVPA; encoded by the coding sequence ATGAACAAGAACAATACGGCGGCATGGGGCAGAGCACGTTTCCTCGCGATTCCCATTCTCGCAATTGCGGCGCATTTCCTGCTCTTCAACCTCCTGTATCTTCTCTTCGAAGGGCTCTTTCTGGGTGTTCTGCAGCTTCCCGCGGCACAGATTGCAGAATTCTCGTATTTAACGGAGCTTCTTATCTATGTTATTCTGATTCTCCTGTTTTATGTCTTTTACAGGCTGCTCTTCGGTCAGGAAGATACGAAGGAGAGAGCCGTGCCGGAACTTCGGGACTCTGTTCTGAGCTTCCTCGCAGGCATAGGCGTCTCCGGCGTTTCTCTCCTTTGGATCATGCTGGCAGAACAGATCCCTGCGCTTCAAAAAAGCATTGCCGCGATGAATGCAGGAAATGAAAGGCTTGGCGGAGGGAGGCTGCTCGTCGAAATCTTAACCGCGGTGATCGCCGCCCCATTTATAGAAGAGCTTCTGTTCCGCGGCATCGTTTTCCGTTCTCTGCGGAAAATCGCCCCCGTCGGGATATCGATCCTGCTGTCCTCCGTATTATTCGGTATCTATCACATGAATGCGGTGCAGGCTGTCTACGCCAGCTGCATGGGCGCCGTTGCCGCGATCCTCTATGAGAAAAGGCAGAATCTGCTCTTTCCCATATTGGTACACATCGCAAACAACCTTATCGCTGCGATGCTGGACTTCACCCCTCCGGAAACCGGAGAAAGGCTGCGCCTGCTTTCTTTCGCCATGCTTATCCCGCTGGGCTGTATTCTCAGGTATTTTCTCCGCGGGGAACGGAGAAAGAGGCAGGGCGGACAAGAGACGGAAAGCGTCCCTGCATAG
- a CDS encoding ATP-binding protein → MRLLHCHIENFGKLHDFDFDFREGLQILLRENGYGKSTFAAFLRVCFYGFSGERKQDITENERRRYMPWQGGRFGGELRFERAGRRYRLERMFGEKRSQDHFALYDLDSGLPSTDFSERIGEELFRIDAASFERTVFSGQLRVRSEMNADIHAKLGDVSETAFDMRSFESAMLRIREEQNRLSPLRKTGLIYKKRLEVEALLAELRRRENVEAEWKRISGQLSALRQQREKHRRNAAAIQTELHALSCERDRLFHALSDWQKEQQRRREISEREEAERLRREEQESGERERSRHSGRLLWALLLRGFSLLFLVMAAVLLLYASLRRASSQFLLYNTALLLLSAAGFGQLAALFLRRGWERRRKAAEEASDGGTLTGRRIVVQQPPSRSDESEEERQRGEELSAELRRFQESGEGRILELSQRLEEEMRAGEVISEQLREAGEQAEELSAELRTLSEAALRTERTEELRALEKRYALLNLTQQYLQRAKERFAKKYRKPLEEGFRYYYRLLLGTTDGSLPSEEVQSFRLDANLEIRFRQEGRERGIACLSEGYRDLLFLCRRFAVIDSMYRAEKPFLILDDPFVNLDDDKMNGAMDFLQQCAGRYQILYLTCSESRSGY, encoded by the coding sequence ATGAGACTGCTGCATTGTCATATCGAAAATTTCGGGAAGCTTCACGATTTTGATTTCGACTTCCGGGAGGGGCTGCAGATTCTGCTTCGGGAGAATGGCTATGGGAAAAGCACCTTCGCGGCATTTCTTCGTGTCTGCTTCTACGGCTTTTCGGGGGAACGAAAGCAGGATATCACGGAGAATGAGCGGCGGCGCTATATGCCGTGGCAGGGCGGACGTTTCGGCGGGGAGCTTCGCTTCGAGCGCGCCGGCAGACGCTACCGGCTGGAGCGTATGTTCGGGGAGAAGCGGTCGCAGGATCATTTCGCGCTCTACGATCTGGACAGCGGATTGCCCAGCACGGATTTCAGCGAACGGATCGGAGAGGAGCTCTTCCGGATCGACGCGGCATCCTTTGAGCGGACAGTTTTCAGCGGACAGCTCCGCGTCCGTTCTGAGATGAATGCGGATATCCACGCGAAGCTGGGAGATGTCAGTGAGACGGCGTTCGACATGCGAAGCTTTGAGTCGGCGATGCTCCGGATCAGGGAGGAGCAGAACCGCCTGTCTCCGCTTCGGAAGACAGGGCTGATTTATAAGAAGCGATTGGAGGTGGAGGCGCTTCTGGCGGAGCTTCGCAGGCGGGAGAATGTGGAGGCAGAGTGGAAGCGGATTTCCGGACAGCTTTCGGCGCTCCGGCAGCAGCGGGAGAAGCACCGGAGAAATGCGGCAGCCATACAGACAGAGCTCCATGCCCTTTCCTGTGAACGGGATCGTCTTTTCCATGCTCTTTCAGACTGGCAGAAGGAGCAGCAGAGAAGGCGCGAGATATCTGAGAGAGAGGAGGCGGAACGGCTTCGTCGTGAGGAACAGGAGAGTGGGGAAAGGGAGCGGAGCAGGCACTCCGGCAGACTGCTGTGGGCACTGCTGCTGCGAGGCTTCTCTCTCCTCTTCCTCGTCATGGCGGCAGTTCTCCTTCTGTATGCCTCTCTTCGTCGCGCTTCGTCACAGTTTCTTCTATATAATACCGCCCTTCTGCTGCTGTCTGCGGCGGGCTTCGGACAGCTTGCCGCACTTTTTCTGCGGCGGGGATGGGAGAGACGGCGGAAGGCTGCGGAGGAGGCATCGGATGGCGGGACGCTGACGGGGAGACGGATCGTCGTACAGCAGCCTCCTTCGCGGTCTGATGAGAGCGAGGAGGAAAGACAGAGAGGAGAGGAGCTTTCGGCAGAGCTTCGGCGTTTTCAGGAGAGCGGCGAGGGAAGAATCCTGGAGCTTTCTCAGCGCCTGGAGGAGGAGATGCGTGCCGGGGAGGTAATTTCAGAGCAGCTCCGCGAGGCAGGAGAGCAGGCAGAGGAGCTTTCGGCAGAGCTTCGGACGCTTTCTGAAGCGGCGCTCCGGACGGAACGGACAGAGGAGCTTCGGGCGCTGGAGAAGCGTTATGCCCTGCTGAACCTGACACAGCAGTATCTGCAGCGCGCGAAGGAGCGCTTCGCGAAAAAATACCGGAAGCCGCTGGAGGAGGGCTTTCGGTATTACTATCGTCTTTTGCTTGGAACCACCGATGGCTCGCTGCCCTCGGAGGAGGTGCAGTCCTTCCGGCTGGATGCGAATCTGGAGATCCGCTTCCGGCAGGAGGGGCGGGAAAGAGGGATCGCCTGTCTCAGCGAGGGGTATCGGGATCTGCTTTTTCTCTGTCGGCGCTTTGCGGTCATTGACAGTATGTATCGGGCGGAAAAGCCCTTTCTGATACTGGACGATCCCTTCGTAAACCTTGATGATGACAAAATGAATGGAGCGATGGACTTCCTGCAGCAGTGCGCGGGGCGCTACCAGATTCTCTATCTGACCTGTTCGGAGAGCCGGAGCGGATATTGA
- a CDS encoding metallophosphoesterase family protein encodes MKLIHTADLHLDSSLSRHYTREGAERRRQELLSGFLRILDFAEREDAAALLIAGDLFDSPAVSGETLRTVLDAFRAHAGLSVFYLRGNHDTENVFRTFSEALPENLHFFTTDWTSYRIAAHVTLSGREFLYGRQTPAARGDAFTKGLSLLEEDFNLLLLHGTLSMHGEGQENGEGLIPLSALRHRAIDYLALGHIHGIQGGELDARGCWQYAGCPEARGFDECGEHGVFLLEIDEAMHHCTRRRVDLGLRHFHEIPVEVDGAESNAVLLERMRCLLPGEEDAARFLLRGKRAPSLRIHTEFLRQQLAASLHLTEVVDETRLEVDYEGLRREPGLKGEYVRLLEESSELTEEMRTELLQLGLRILMGEEL; translated from the coding sequence ATGAAACTGATACATACGGCGGATCTGCATCTGGACAGCAGCTTGAGCAGACATTATACAAGGGAAGGAGCGGAGAGAAGGCGGCAGGAGCTTCTGTCCGGATTTCTCCGCATCCTGGACTTCGCGGAGCGGGAGGACGCGGCAGCTCTCCTGATCGCGGGGGATCTCTTCGATTCTCCGGCAGTTTCGGGGGAAACGCTCCGAACCGTGCTTGATGCGTTTCGGGCGCATGCGGGACTTTCTGTATTTTACCTGCGCGGCAACCATGATACGGAGAATGTTTTCCGCACTTTTTCGGAGGCTCTGCCGGAGAATCTGCATTTTTTCACGACAGACTGGACGAGCTATCGGATCGCAGCACATGTCACGTTGTCCGGCCGGGAGTTTCTGTACGGACGTCAGACTCCGGCGGCACGGGGGGACGCCTTTACGAAGGGGCTCTCGCTTTTGGAGGAGGATTTCAATCTGCTTCTGCTGCATGGCACACTCTCTATGCATGGGGAGGGGCAGGAGAACGGGGAGGGGCTGATTCCGCTTTCGGCGCTTCGGCACCGTGCGATTGATTATCTTGCGCTCGGCCATATACACGGGATACAGGGAGGAGAGCTGGATGCGAGAGGATGCTGGCAGTACGCCGGCTGTCCGGAGGCGCGGGGCTTCGATGAATGCGGGGAGCACGGAGTTTTTCTGCTTGAGATCGATGAGGCTATGCATCACTGTACAAGGCGGCGGGTAGACCTCGGGCTGCGGCATTTTCATGAAATTCCGGTGGAGGTGGATGGGGCGGAGAGCAATGCAGTGCTGCTCGAACGGATGCGCTGTCTCCTGCCTGGAGAGGAGGACGCAGCTCGTTTCCTCCTCAGAGGGAAGCGTGCGCCTTCGCTCCGCATCCATACAGAGTTCCTGCGGCAGCAGCTCGCCGCGTCCCTGCACCTTACGGAGGTTGTGGACGAGACGAGACTCGAGGTCGATTATGAGGGCCTTCGGAGAGAGCCGGGACTCAAGGGGGAATACGTTCGGCTTTTGGAGGAGAGCAGCGAGCTCACAGAGGAGATGAGGACGGAGCTGCTTCAGCTGGGGCTTCGGATTCTGATGGGAGAGGAGCTATGA
- the arcC gene encoding carbamate kinase, with translation MSKKRMVIALGHKDLGFTLQEQYQAVQHTAVRIADFVTAGYQLAIVFSNAPQVGRIHTAMKDLYENYGGQYERTPLSVCSAMSQGMIGYDLQNAIRAELVKRGIYKTASTILTQVMVDPYDESFYQPVKRVGKRMSEAEARQEEENGNEVTRLSDGSFQRIVPAPIPQAIVEIDAVKALLDADQIVIAAGGGGIPVMRQGTRLRGAAAVIEKDLVAGLLAKEIDADILLITTAVEQVSLHFGKPEEQKLFEMSTEEAKRYIADGQFEFRSMQPKVQAAIDFVASGNGRRAVITTQELAEKAVAGLAGTTIYSEERGR, from the coding sequence ATGAGTAAGAAAAGAATGGTGATCGCGCTTGGGCATAAGGATCTGGGCTTCACGCTGCAGGAGCAGTATCAGGCTGTGCAGCATACCGCGGTGCGGATCGCGGACTTCGTTACGGCGGGCTACCAGCTCGCGATCGTGTTCTCCAATGCGCCGCAGGTCGGCAGAATTCATACGGCGATGAAGGATCTGTACGAGAACTACGGCGGACAGTATGAGCGGACGCCGCTGTCCGTCTGCTCGGCGATGAGCCAGGGGATGATCGGCTATGATCTGCAAAATGCGATCCGTGCGGAGCTCGTGAAGCGCGGCATCTACAAGACGGCATCCACGATTTTGACACAGGTCATGGTAGATCCCTATGATGAGAGCTTCTATCAGCCGGTGAAGCGGGTCGGCAAGCGGATGAGCGAAGCGGAGGCGAGACAGGAGGAGGAGAACGGCAATGAGGTGACGAGGCTTTCGGACGGGAGCTTCCAGCGCATCGTGCCCGCACCGATACCGCAGGCTATTGTCGAGATTGATGCTGTCAAAGCGCTGCTGGACGCAGATCAGATTGTCATCGCGGCAGGCGGCGGCGGGATTCCGGTGATGCGGCAGGGCACGCGGCTGCGGGGCGCGGCGGCGGTGATCGAGAAGGATCTGGTCGCGGGGCTTCTGGCGAAGGAGATCGATGCGGATATCCTGCTGATCACCACAGCGGTGGAGCAGGTGTCCCTGCACTTCGGGAAGCCGGAGGAGCAGAAGCTCTTTGAGATGAGCACCGAGGAGGCGAAGCGGTATATCGCGGACGGACAGTTTGAGTTCCGTTCCATGCAGCCCAAGGTGCAGGCAGCGATCGACTTCGTAGCGTCCGGGAACGGGCGGCGTGCGGTTATCACGACACAGGAGCTCGCGGAGAAGGCGGTCGCAGGGCTGGCAGGCACGACGATATACAGTGAGGAACGCGGCAGGTAA